aattaaagatattgtgaaatgtatggagaaagccatacaaattgattcagacgatagtgaaaagggtgacatatgtatgtgaaagtctgtcatataatctttgttttaattttgaattataaataaaatgtatttcttaattgtcagaactgattaatatatgtgatagagtggcccaaatacccataaggaaaaagaaacgacaatgggttaaagtaaagagtagacaatgggttaaagtaaagtgaaagaaattgagaaaaaaactcgaacagagttgcgcaacacaagttgctcgtgtgaaggtaatgggcgacagcaaaacaGAATCGCCCGataattagcaacttttgtcgccTCGTGTAATAATACACTTGTTTTACATTTAGTTCGGACACAGCAGCAGCATCAATATAGCGAATTTCAGTAGGTTTAATtgtttatagcaaaaattaGTATAAAGTGGAAGTGAtcttaaaatatgtaatttgaaatttgaaaagaaaattaatagttaTGATGTGCCGTAAATCTTATGTATAGTTTTATAACTTAATACAAAGTTTATAGTATAGGAATTCTGTATTTTCAagtgaaaactttaaaaaagtaggaagaAAAGCCTAACAAAATAGTTTTACCAATTCTAAattcatgtatatatattaacaaTAAACTTAGTACataaatttgctatttataTGTTTCAACAAGTGACAATTTATAACAATGTATTGAtcgttttaatatatttggcgCAAAGACTAGGGATAAACACTTCtagcaatataaaattgaaatatatacttTGCAGACGTTGGTTAAGTAGTATAACTTTTCACCATGGTCGGAAGAGATATCACACCTACGGAAATTGGAAAGCATgccaaattaattaaaagtaaggATTTATTTTACCTTTATTATGTTGAGtgatgtttattattaaatgtaatatattttcagcGGCACAAGAGGAAATGGCTTCAATGGACGTTCTTGTTTGTGGCCGCTGTCTAAATGTGTACCACTTTATTGAAGACTTTGATGATCATAAACAAAAACCTTGCCAAAAGGAGAACACCAACGTACGTGAATGTAATGACACTAAACCTAAAATATGGGCCTTTTTGCTGTGGAAAGCCACacaactaaataataataaggaCTCAAATACAGCGAGCCCCAATTCTTGGGCACTTTATCAAACATgggtgaaaatggatgaaagtCTGCGAGAAACATGGATTGTAGCCGGTAAAACAATACAATCTTTTGCGAAAGTAGGTCAAGGTGGTCTACAAGAAATGCCAgttaaaataactaaaactgTCGTAAACAACACTAATGAAAGTGTTTCACCTGGCAgaagtaagtaaatattttctggtctattaatatatttaaatgacaTACCTTATTTAGAGCTTTTAACGCAAACCAAGCCGCAAGTAGCTAATTTGAAACCTCCAACGAAAATTATAGATGGtaataaagatattgaaaatGATTCCACTCATAGAGCAGTAACATCTGcacaaaaaattgttaagaaacCAGTTACTATACGCAGTGATGCAGTAGGAGGGGTAACGCAAAATAAGATTCCCATTGGTAATACAACAAAACCTCTAAGGTTAGTAcaggaaatatttttacatacgtataaattaaatttttattacttacatTTAAATTCTCCTTAGTCGACGTGCAAAACGCACTGTTCCCAACTCTGATGAGGTGATTGAGGAAAATGTGGAGAAAATTGTTGCAAAACGTTTTAACCCGCGTCGAAAGATGCATGAATATTTAGTGAAATGGGAGGCTCGAACTCATGAACAAAATACTTGGGAGCCATCATCACACTTAGAAAATGTCCCTCACCTACTGGAGACATTTGAAACACAATTGGCGCGACAAAAAGAGACACGTGCAGCTTTACAAGCAAAGCAAGCTGCTTTGACAGCTGCAGGTAAAGCTGCTGCAACAGATAATAAAGCTGAATCCGGTGTCACTAATAAACACGGAAGTGGTATAGGCAAATTACAAAGTGTTAGTAGCAGTAACAATGATAATGGCGAAAATAATAGGCCAGCAAGTGCGGACGTGTCAACAAGACCATCTCGAACGTCTAAAACTAAAGCCATGGATCAGGTGAAACAGTGGGTCTCTGGAAGTAATCAAATTCCTTCAGGTGCAGCTTCTCCTAATGGTAGTGATGTCGCCGGAAGTTGTAATAACTCTCAGGATGGTGAAAGAGAGTGGTCTATGAATACTAGCAATAGTTCGGCCGTCGGTGTAGGTGGTTTAAAGCGTAAACTAGAAGATTCAGACTTTAATGATTCTAACGCAAGTGATTTGCCTagtacaacagcaacaatagaaGACTTAGAAGAGGATCTTATTCCATCACACACAGTAAAAAGAATGAAGAATGGCAATGCTATTTCAATTGAGGTAAATTTGTCAGTTTTAAATTGAAGCAAAAAATTGTCATCATTTGTATTATTCTTAGTCTAAAATCGTAAAGGTAAATGGTACAAGCAGCACACGTACTCCAACTACAATTAGCGGTGAGTCGTTACCAGTTGGTCCGAATTCAGCAGAGATTATTATAACCCAAGATGCAAATGCTTCCGGTGTAGTAAAGAAGCCTGGCTTCAATGGCACTAGCCGTAATGTAAGTTCATTAACTGGCAAgtgatatatataataaatatatatttaagctGGTATCTGGTTTAACaaatgattttaaatttatttttaattgttcgaAAACGAAGAATGTACTAATTGACTTTCTGTTAAAAGtttgtttataaaaagtataaaatataactttGTTGGTTGTACTCACTTTTTGATTgagtttttaaaacataattactAAAGACAAAACTTTGTATttcgtatttgtttatttgtagacAACACAAAAAAGTGAGGCCCAAATACGTATACTCTCGAAGGGAGAATCGGCTGTATCCAGCACAGGTATAGTACGGGTTAGCGGTGGTAGTGATAGCGGTAATGAATCCAAACCGGCATCTTCCGTAACAGTAAATCGAACACAAATCCGCGTTGGAACTGGTGGTACTACCACAGTGGGCAATACCCAAATCAACACAATTTCGCGCCAGCAACACATCCAACGAACATCGGGCGGAAGCACGCTACAACGAAAAACTATTATGAATTCTAGTACAACACAACAGCAACGTGGTGGCACATCAATGCATGTGCGCACCGGCATAGCCAACACTACCAGCTCATCTGTTCAACAACATGCTTCCCCTACTTCTGGACGCATGATTATACCGCGCCAGGGAAGTTCCGGACTTGTAAATCGAACCACTGCTGCCAGTAGCACGAAAACTgttacaccggaacagaaaatACTGCAACTGTCCAAATCGGGCGATTTGAAAGTCACTAAGAAAGTAATGACAAGAGAAGATGCAATTGCACAACGTCAGAACCTTAGACAACAACAGTCGCAAATTCAGATCCAGAAAGTACAACAGATTACTCCGCCAACGGGTGGTGGACGTACGAGCCAAGTGAGCGCCGTTAGTGTACGTAAGCAACCGGACGGCACATATGCACACGAGGAGCAACACCAAGCACAATTATGTCCCATAACAGGTAAACAGAAGATTTCACACTGCACTCGAAACAACTATGAACtaatgaaatacataaattatagGCAAAATATTGGGACAAGATGACCAGGTGATgtcgcagcagcagcaaaatcaAAGTGGAGTGATGCATACCCAATTGATGACGGGTGGTGAGCAGCAATTGACTCTTCAACAAGATCATCAGCAACAGGCATTGCAAGATATTGATCCAGGAATGCTTTTTTCAAGTGATCAAATGCTTACTAATGAAGATGGCACTCCACTATTAGTGACTGGGGAAGACGGCACGGTGTATCAGGTGGCCGGCAAGAATGCCGAAGGAAAAACTATCCTCGTAACGCAGGGTCCTGACGGAGAGCAGCAATTTGCTTATGTTGCTGCTGCCGATGGTGATGAAAATCAAGTACTCACACTAGACAACGCTGTTGCAGAAGCAGTTGCACAGAACCCCAGCGAATTACAACAATCAGACTCCATGTCTGAGCCCCAATATATTGTCAAAACAACAAACGAAGATGGCACTACCCAGGTAGTTACAATGAGTGAGGCAGAATTGCAACAACACCAAGCATTAGCTGCagcgcaacagcaacagcaagcgGATGTTGGCAGTGGAGGCGTTGCTGTTACCGCTAGTGGTAGCGGAGCTACCGGACAGCTTTGTATACAAACATCTGACGGTGCAGACGGGCAGGAAGCTAATATACCCGCTGAAGTAATACAGGCTGGTATGCCGTCTCCAGGTAAATACTATTGAAAACATTATATGTGAGCATTTCATTTCAATACTTCTATATAGGAGGAACACGCCGTGTAGTGTTACTATTGCAAGATGGTACTTACATGATGACTGAGATGCATGATGATGAATTCAAAGCATTAAACATCGCCGCGTAAAACATGTAGCTGAATAGgatatttgacaatttttgtaATGCTGGCCCTCATATGTTGCACCATAACACGGAGTGTGCACGACATGACATTACATCGAGAAAAACATTCTTGGATACATACGCATCcattttttcacattatttgtaattatagAAGTTTAAACGATAAATATCATCGTTTCATGTCTGCACTCTGCTTTAGCAAACCTAAGGTAGACCAATAATGATAGATTTAATATTTACTGCTAAACATAAACATAACCTATGAAAAATATCGATAAGCATGCACATAACGAAGCTGGGTTTACTTTAaagtttgttataattttttctttaagaacttagtatatttatatctctaatatgttttttaaaagacatcaatgtatttttatttctttgtggATTTAATTCATTCAAAATGCCTCATCCGTAtaatgtattaatttttgtaaattattcaaatacatTGTCGGTTCTCTTGAGATGTGCATGTAAAAGATCCAATATTCATTGATATCAATAATTATCACAGCTATCGGCAAATAATCCGTTATATacgtattataataaaaaaagaccCAAGTTGTCAatacacaaaaataaagaacttaattttgagcaAGTACTGcatgattttaatatttacttaaagtgaaagaaatGCATAGGGTACATATGATACAGACATAGTCTTTAAAACAGAAATTACAGTCTCCAAGCACATGACATTTAATATTCCTTTATAAACTTTGCTATGAAAAATCCAACGGTGTCAATGGGAATTCCTTCGAATTCCTTTGGTTGTTGACCAAACCGTTGCACGTATTGCCTGAAAtcgttaatataattaattaatatgggtttatacatatatgtaaatatgtaaattttaagaTTACCTCTCAACATCGCTAAGAGCTGTTTGTTCAAGACCAATGCCGCCAAGATGGGGAGTTGCAGGGACCAGCCTCATCTGTGGAAATTTCTCTAGTACCCAAGCAACCATGCCTTCATTTTCCTCTTCAGTCACTGTGCAAGTACTATAAACCAAAACACCGTTTGGTTTTAACAATGGCACTGCGGCGGAAAATAATTTTCGCTGAACTTTTGGGTACGATTGGAGCATACGTTGGGACATATTAGGCGGACCCACAAGTAACGGTCTATTACCCAAAGCGCTACATGGTGCATCAAGTAAGATTTTATCAAACGTATTGGCGGCAAAAGGTGGCATGCCCAAGCATTCATTGTCTTCTGCTTCCTTATCTGCGCAGAAAGCTTTCGTGGCGTCAAAATTATAGGCGCGTATGCTCTTCAAGgctaaattcgttatttttacCAACATGCCAGAGATTTTATTGGCTACCTTATCGAGCGCTATTACTTCACCTTTATCACCCATTAACTCTGCTATATGAGTTGTTTTATTTCCGGGCGCCGCACACATATCTAACACACGTTCGCCTGGTTGAGGATTCAGTACCCTTACGCATACAATAGACGGCAGGTTTTGAAGAAGCGCTTCTTTGCAGCTCAGATCACCAATGGTCGGTACGCCGGACATAGTTTCAATCATTTCCACTGCAATTCCTTTCAAAGGCTCAGCAGTACTACTCATTGTAGGTCCAAAAATCTGATGACGTTGCATTCGTACGACACCCAcgcccaaaaaaattttatcgagCGAATCATATCGAATATTTGTACCCTGCTTACATTTACCCGCCAAATCGGCGTAGACTAAAACCTCCTCATTTATTTTGGTACCTGCCTCCATTGCAAGCACGCCAGGTGCATAGATATGAGCGCCGCGTAGTAAAGCCGCACCACAGCAGCTGTCGACTACAACCTCACGTTGTAAGTCTGACTGCTTCTGCTTCATATCAACGCTAAACGATGTTGGCAAAATGCAAAGTACCTCTGGAATACTGGGTATTTCATACACTTTGGGTGGCTGTGTATATCTTTCAtgtaatatttcttgtaatttCTGTTTGAATGCTGGCACAGTGGTTCGGAGCGAATTTACGCGATATGTTGTTATTGTGGGCACTTTACACAACCAACTCATTAATTCTTCTAGCTGACTAGGctggaaaattaatattaatatcttCTTTATGAACAATATTACCACTGTTTTAGTTAATGGTTTAAAGTGGTGTAAGTCCACACATCGGTTAATTAGGGTATTATGAGATCCTTAACATATAAGTGAATTTAACCTAAAATAATCTAGATgatattagttaaataaattgtgttatgatatcattaaatttatcacatacttacttatgtatagAATACATTATACATAATTAGTAAGCCTTGGctgtgaacatatgtatgtacatatattgtccACAagatttctgcattttcagcatAACTGCGGGCCCAATTTTGGGTTGCGGACAACGTAGAATACAAGAAGGGTACAATTACAACGCGGTTATGTTAAGGCGATTAACCGGTGGGGAAGGGCCTCGTTTTCggcaagaaaatttttttaattaaaaaagtttattaaaattaagaacATTGCGATATTGTAAAAAGAAAAGTAACAAAACAACatgtgtaatatacatatgtatatatgtattcatatataaaGACGAATTCCATTATCTACATATATCCACAATTgctaataaatgaaattaaatttcacgAGTATACAGAATGCAGATAAAAACATTTGACTGCactctaatatatgtatgtacatatattcaggATATTTGTTATCGTAGTGCAACAAACATCAGGAAACCTATGTACATTCATGGAGGAGAGGGTTTTTCTGgacgctgtcttttaattcgctgaactatgtcaatgtcgtcgtatatctcatacaactcatcgttccattgaatgcgccattcgccgtgaccaaaacgcaataaatctttcgcataacttttctctcgaaaacgcgtgacgtcgactcatcagatgttgtcatcgtccatgtctctgcaccatattaCAGGACGGAAAtcatgagtgacttatagagtttgatttttgttcgtcgaaagaggactttacttctcaattgcctacttagtccgaagaagcacctgttggcaagagatattctgcgttatATTgacgaggctgacgttgttgttgttgttgatgctggtttcaagatacACGAAATTaactacgacttcgaagttatgactgtcaacaatgacgtgagtgcatagtcgcgagtgcgacgactgtttattcGATgacagatatttcgtcttgccctcgttcaccaccagacccatttgcttcgctgccttatccattctgcagaaagcagaactaaaagcgcggttgttgaggccaatgatatcgatatcatcggcgtatgccagcagctgtactcttttatataagatggtaccttctctgttaattaaagtaggttgaagaagtcacacgaaagggaatcgccttgtctgaaacctcgtttggtatcgagagatccttcccgatccttacggagcttttggtgttcctccacgtcagtttacacagccgaatTAGTTTTGCgtagataccaaattcagacatcgcgacataa
This genomic stretch from Bactrocera dorsalis isolate Fly_Bdor chromosome 5, ASM2337382v1, whole genome shotgun sequence harbors:
- the LOC105225245 gene encoding uncharacterized protein LOC105225245, with product MVGRDITPTEIGKHAKLIKTAQEEMASMDVLVCGRCLNVYHFIEDFDDHKQKPCQKENTNVRECNDTKPKIWAFLLWKATQLNNNKDSNTASPNSWALYQTWVKMDESLRETWIVAGKTIQSFAKVGQGGLQEMPVKITKTVVNNTNESVSPGRKLLTQTKPQVANLKPPTKIIDGNKDIENDSTHRAVTSAQKIVKKPVTIRSDAVGGVTQNKIPIGNTTKPLSRRAKRTVPNSDEVIEENVEKIVAKRFNPRRKMHEYLVKWEARTHEQNTWEPSSHLENVPHLLETFETQLARQKETRAALQAKQAALTAAGKAAATDNKAESGVTNKHGSGIGKLQSVSSSNNDNGENNRPASADVSTRPSRTSKTKAMDQVKQWVSGSNQIPSGAASPNGSDVAGSCNNSQDGEREWSMNTSNSSAVGVGGLKRKLEDSDFNDSNASDLPSTTATIEDLEEDLIPSHTVKRMKNGNAISIESKIVKVNGTSSTRTPTTISGESLPVGPNSAEIIITQDANASGVVKKPGFNGTSRNTTQKSEAQIRILSKGESAVSSTGIVRVSGGSDSGNESKPASSVTVNRTQIRVGTGGTTTVGNTQINTISRQQHIQRTSGGSTLQRKTIMNSSTTQQQRGGTSMHVRTGIANTTSSSVQQHASPTSGRMIIPRQGSSGLVNRTTAASSTKTVTPEQKILQLSKSGDLKVTKKVMTREDAIAQRQNLRQQQSQIQIQKVQQITPPTGGGRTSQVSAVSVRKQPDGTYAHEEQHQAQLCPITGKILGQDDQVMSQQQQNQSGVMHTQLMTGGEQQLTLQQDHQQQALQDIDPGMLFSSDQMLTNEDGTPLLVTGEDGTVYQVAGKNAEGKTILVTQGPDGEQQFAYVAAADGDENQVLTLDNAVAEAVAQNPSELQQSDSMSEPQYIVKTTNEDGTTQVVTMSEAELQQHQALAAAQQQQQADVGSGGVAVTASGSGATGQLCIQTSDGADGQEANIPAEVIQAGMPSPGGTRRVVLLLQDGTYMMTEMHDDEFKALNIAA
- the LOC105225246 gene encoding tRNA (cytosine(72)-C(5))-methyltransferase NSUN6 isoform X2, whose protein sequence is MSWLCKVPTITTYRVNSLRTTVPAFKQKLQEILHERYTQPPKVYEIPSIPEVLCILPTSFSVDMKQKQSDLQREVVVDSCCGAALLRGAHIYAPGVLAMEAGTKINEEVLVYADLAGKCKQGTNIRYDSLDKIFLGVGVVRMQRHQIFGPTMSSTAEPLKGIAVEMIETMSGVPTIGDLSCKEALLQNLPSIVCVRVLNPQPGERVLDMCAAPGNKTTHIAELMGDKGEVIALDKVANKISGMLVKITNLALKSIRAYNFDATKAFCADKEAEDNECLGMPPFAANTFDKILLDAPCSALGNRPLLVGPPNMSQRMLQSYPKVQRKLFSAAVPLLKPNGVLVYSTCTVTEEENEGMVAWVLEKFPQMRLVPATPHLGGIGLEQTALSDVERQYVQRFGQQPKEFEGIPIDTVGFFIAKFIKEY
- the LOC105225246 gene encoding tRNA (cytosine(72)-C(5))-methyltransferase NSUN6 isoform X1, encoding MYPKSPFLRNPLVESQILQRNPSQLEELMSWLCKVPTITTYRVNSLRTTVPAFKQKLQEILHERYTQPPKVYEIPSIPEVLCILPTSFSVDMKQKQSDLQREVVVDSCCGAALLRGAHIYAPGVLAMEAGTKINEEVLVYADLAGKCKQGTNIRYDSLDKIFLGVGVVRMQRHQIFGPTMSSTAEPLKGIAVEMIETMSGVPTIGDLSCKEALLQNLPSIVCVRVLNPQPGERVLDMCAAPGNKTTHIAELMGDKGEVIALDKVANKISGMLVKITNLALKSIRAYNFDATKAFCADKEAEDNECLGMPPFAANTFDKILLDAPCSALGNRPLLVGPPNMSQRMLQSYPKVQRKLFSAAVPLLKPNGVLVYSTCTVTEEENEGMVAWVLEKFPQMRLVPATPHLGGIGLEQTALSDVERQYVQRFGQQPKEFEGIPIDTVGFFIAKFIKEY